Proteins encoded by one window of Nicotiana tabacum cultivar K326 chromosome 10, ASM71507v2, whole genome shotgun sequence:
- the LOC107782650 gene encoding E3 ubiquitin-protein ligase ATL41-like produces MGFDDNDHPFFDHHRTKKYDLNSKIMLTAIISLSIVIFFVSLLHIYARCVLRRQARQRAALQQLSAAQIEPPKQGLQPSAIASLPIFTFKQNNLADGAKENNSVECTICLSVFEDGETARTLPNCKHVFHAECIDKWLVSQSTCPICRTEAEPRLVPEPREGIVGRTPPSAPSLEGGDSINIEVSSDCGLTQPSSSSLAKISGPSSRLSSFRRMLSREISSRRFQAVQSCGEEDGINIDLERQ; encoded by the coding sequence ATGGGCTTTGACGATAATGATCACCCGTTTTTTGATCACCACAGAACAAAGAAATATGATCTTAACAGCAAGATCATGTTAACAGCCATTATTTCATTATCTATAGTTATTTTCTTCGTTAGCCTCCTTCATATATACGCACGGTGTGTGCTTAGACGCCAAGCTCGACAGAGGGCGGCGCTTCAACAATTAAGCGCCGCCCAAATCGAGCCACCCAAACAAGGACTCCAACCGTCCGCTATAGCTTCGCTTCCTATATTTACTTTCAAGCAGAATAATCTTGCCGATGGTGCTAAAGAAAATAATTCTGTTGAGTGCACGATTTGTTTGAGCGTTTTTGAAGATGGCGAAACGGCTAGGACTTTGCCTAATTGCAAACACGTTTTTCATGCAGAGTGCATTGATAAATGGTTGGTTTCTCAATCAACGTGTCCAATTTGCCGGACTGAGGCGGAGCCCCGGTTAGTTCCGGAGCCCCGAGAGGGCATTGTAGGCCGCACTCCGCCCTCGGCGCCGTCGCTCGAGGGTGGTGATTCAATAAATATTGAAGTGAGTTCAGATTGCGGATTAACAcagccttcatcatcatcattagcTAAAATTAGTGGACCAAGTTCGAGATTAAGCTCGTTTAGGAGAATGCTTAGCAGGGAAATATCATCAAGACGATTTCAAGCTGTTCAATCTTGTGGTGAAGAAGATGGTATAAATATTGATCTTGAGAGACAATGA